The proteins below come from a single Brevinematia bacterium genomic window:
- the clpP gene encoding ATP-dependent Clp endopeptidase proteolytic subunit ClpP encodes MKERSYLIPMVIENTGRGERAYDLYSRLLKDRIIILGSEITEDVANIVIAELLFLEAEDPDKEIHFYINSPGGLVTAGLAIYDTMQYIKPDIVTICLGQAASMAAILLASGTKGKRFALPHSRIMIHQPLGGAQGQATDIEIQAKEILRMRDILNLILAKQTGQPIERVRKDTDRDFYMSPEEAKEYGIIDEILTKRA; translated from the coding sequence ATGAAAGAGAGATCGTATTTGATACCAATGGTGATTGAAAACACAGGAAGAGGAGAGAGGGCGTATGATTTATACTCTAGGTTGCTCAAGGATCGGATAATTATCCTAGGTTCTGAAATAACTGAGGATGTTGCGAACATAGTGATAGCGGAGCTTTTGTTCTTGGAAGCTGAGGATCCGGACAAGGAGATTCACTTTTATATAAATAGCCCCGGGGGTCTTGTTACAGCTGGGCTTGCGATATATGATACTATGCAATACATTAAACCTGATATAGTGACAATATGTCTCGGGCAAGCTGCGTCAATGGCAGCTATACTTCTAGCTTCTGGAACGAAGGGTAAGAGGTTTGCGCTTCCTCACTCAAGAATCATGATACATCAACCACTTGGTGGTGCACAAGGACAGGCAACAGACATAGAGATTCAGGCAAAAGAAATTCTCAGAATGAGGGATATTCTTAACCTAATACTTGCTAAGCAGACAGGGCAACCTATTGAAAGAGTCCGTAAGGATACAGACAGAGACTTTTATATGTCACCTGAAGAAGCAAAAGAATATGGTATAATTGACGAGATTCTTACCAAAAGGGCCTAA
- a CDS encoding flavin reductase family protein gives MKKEIDLSLTNRIFNLGNVQLVSVEYGGIRNVSTVAWVTPVEKDPPLVMLSLDKSSFTFELIDKAGEFVLNTPTASMLEIIEKVGSVSGREMDKFKEFSISFSRGKFVNSPILEDCVANVEFIVKSIVPLQIHAMIMGEARRAIVDEEIFSDHWLLEKKDIVLVHHAGASYYCTTKFLVKSG, from the coding sequence ATGAAAAAGGAGATAGATTTGTCACTTACTAACAGAATATTTAATCTAGGGAATGTACAGCTCGTAAGTGTTGAATATGGAGGAATAAGAAATGTTTCAACTGTTGCTTGGGTGACGCCTGTTGAGAAAGATCCACCTCTTGTGATGCTTTCATTGGACAAAAGTTCTTTTACATTTGAACTTATAGACAAAGCTGGAGAGTTTGTCCTTAACACACCTACAGCTTCTATGCTTGAGATAATAGAGAAAGTTGGATCCGTTTCTGGAAGAGAGATGGATAAGTTTAAGGAATTTAGTATTTCTTTTTCTAGGGGTAAATTTGTCAATTCACCGATTTTGGAAGATTGTGTTGCTAATGTTGAGTTTATTGTTAAGTCAATAGTACCTCTACAGATACATGCAATGATAATGGGTGAGGCGAGAAGAGCAATTGTAGATGAGGAGATATTCTCTGACCATTGGTTGCTTGAGAAGAAGGATATAGTGCTTGTGCATCATGCAGGAGCTAGTTACTATTGCACAACGAAATTCCTAGTCAAGTCTGGGTAA
- the hoxE gene encoding bidirectional hydrogenase complex protein HoxE: MPEVAKEQVDKRWKMLEGQMKLHQYRRDTLIEILHRAQEIFGFLTDEVLTFIAESLKLPRSYVYGVVTFYHFFKLKPQGKHTVVLCLGTACYVKGANKIVEYMKEKYGIEPGETTKDGLISFLSARCIGACGVAPAAIVDGVLEPYFSIEKLEQKIEEWKKEAIPQT, encoded by the coding sequence ATGCCTGAAGTTGCTAAAGAGCAAGTGGATAAAAGATGGAAGATGCTTGAGGGGCAGATGAAATTGCATCAGTATAGAAGAGATACTTTGATTGAGATCCTTCACAGAGCTCAGGAGATTTTTGGGTTTTTAACGGACGAGGTTTTAACCTTCATTGCGGAGTCTTTGAAGTTGCCCAGGTCGTATGTCTACGGTGTAGTAACTTTCTATCACTTCTTCAAGCTTAAACCTCAGGGTAAGCATACGGTAGTTCTGTGCTTAGGCACCGCTTGTTATGTTAAAGGGGCGAATAAGATTGTTGAGTATATGAAGGAGAAGTATGGCATTGAACCTGGGGAAACGACTAAGGATGGACTTATAAGTTTTCTTTCTGCAAGGTGTATAGGAGCTTGTGGTGTTGCACCAGCAGCAATAGTTGATGGTGTATTGGAACCATACTTTTCCATAGAGAAACTTGAACAGAAAATTGAGGAGTGGAAAAAAGAAGCTATTCCTCAAACTTAA
- a CDS encoding DNA methyltransferase, with protein MKEVTEKEYKEFIETRDFVIIENVKVLLPKEWKIERFEPENFKLETTSVWSFPDRGEWATHRGNYRANWSPYIPRNLILRYTKEGDLILDQMVGSGTTLIECKLLNRKGIGVDINPDAIMVTRNRLDFKYKYEPEIKTYVGDARNLNLISDESIDLIATHPPYANIVKFTNNKILGDLSNVRNIDDFVKEMEKVAKECYRVLKPGKHCAILIGDTRKRKHFVPIAVRVLEVFLRAGFILREDVIKLQWRMKTTREKWRGSKYDFLLLSHEHLFIFRKPQKNESLTPYKNSISWYKEL; from the coding sequence ATGAAAGAAGTTACCGAAAAAGAATACAAGGAATTCATTGAGACCCGAGATTTTGTAATTATAGAAAATGTAAAGGTTCTTTTACCAAAAGAATGGAAAATAGAAAGATTTGAACCGGAAAATTTTAAATTAGAAACCACTTCCGTTTGGTCCTTTCCGGATAGAGGCGAGTGGGCTACTCATAGGGGGAACTACCGTGCCAATTGGTCTCCTTACATTCCAAGAAATTTAATTTTGCGCTATACAAAAGAAGGTGATTTAATTTTAGATCAGATGGTAGGCTCTGGAACAACATTAATAGAATGCAAGCTTTTAAATAGAAAAGGAATAGGTGTAGATATTAATCCAGATGCCATTATGGTGACTCGGAATAGATTGGATTTTAAATATAAGTACGAACCAGAAATTAAGACTTATGTAGGAGACGCCAGAAATTTAAATTTAATTTCAGACGAAAGTATTGACCTAATTGCCACTCATCCTCCTTATGCTAATATAGTAAAATTTACAAATAATAAAATTTTAGGTGACCTCTCAAATGTGAGAAATATAGATGACTTTGTTAAGGAGATGGAAAAAGTTGCTAAAGAGTGTTATCGGGTTTTAAAGCCGGGGAAACACTGTGCGATTCTTATTGGGGATACTAGAAAAAGAAAGCATTTTGTGCCAATTGCAGTGAGAGTTTTGGAGGTTTTTTTGAGAGCTGGTTTTATATTAAGGGAAGATGTAATTAAACTTCAGTGGAGAATGAAAACCACAAGAGAAAAGTGGCGAGGCTCTAAATACGATTTCTTATTATTATCTCACGAACATTTATTCATTTTTAGAAAACCCCAAAAAAATGAAAGCTTAACCCCTTACAAAAATAGCATCTCTTGGTATAAAGAATTATGA
- the thiC gene encoding phosphomethylpyrimidine synthase ThiC produces MTQIELAREGIITEEMKTVALKEGVTPEFVRNEVSIGRAIIPANPKHLEIGLDPIVIGKHFRTKINANIGTSKLNPSIDEEIQKLSYVKEYGADTVMDLSTGGDLDKIRTTLLKEATMPFGTVPIYQVLTERGEIEKITEDDILSVIELHAEQGVDFMTLHAGLLRDFIPLAKNRVTGIVSRGGSIIANWMVIKGKENPIYTNFDKILDICRKHDVTISLGDGLRPGCIEDSTDSAQLAELKVLGELTKRAWEKGVQVMIEGPGHVPLHQIEFNIKIQQQWCYEAPFYVLGPLVTDIAPGYDHIASVIGAALAGWYGASLLCYITPKEHLGLPNLEDVKQGIIAYRIAAHSADIAKGIPKAREWDLEISKARFRFDWARQFELAIDPETARKYHKESLPDDIQERAKYCSMCGPEFCAIGLTKNALDKMD; encoded by the coding sequence ATGACACAGATTGAACTTGCTAGAGAAGGTATTATTACCGAGGAAATGAAAACTGTTGCCCTGAAAGAGGGAGTTACACCTGAGTTTGTTAGGAATGAAGTTTCGATAGGAAGAGCTATAATTCCAGCTAACCCAAAACACCTTGAGATCGGCTTGGATCCTATAGTAATAGGAAAACACTTTAGGACAAAGATCAACGCTAACATCGGAACTTCTAAGCTAAACCCCAGTATTGACGAAGAAATCCAGAAGCTTTCCTATGTAAAAGAGTATGGTGCAGATACAGTTATGGATCTATCCACTGGTGGAGATTTAGACAAGATAAGAACAACTCTTTTAAAAGAAGCAACAATGCCTTTCGGCACCGTTCCGATATACCAAGTTCTTACCGAGAGAGGTGAGATTGAGAAAATAACAGAAGATGATATACTCTCGGTCATAGAGTTGCACGCTGAGCAAGGTGTAGACTTTATGACCCTACATGCAGGACTGCTTAGAGATTTCATACCTCTTGCAAAAAACAGAGTCACTGGAATTGTAAGCAGAGGAGGTTCCATAATAGCTAACTGGATGGTTATTAAAGGAAAAGAAAATCCAATATATACCAACTTTGACAAGATTCTAGACATATGCAGAAAGCATGATGTTACGATAAGTTTAGGAGATGGACTTAGACCTGGATGCATAGAGGATTCTACAGACTCTGCACAACTTGCGGAACTTAAAGTTTTGGGAGAACTTACTAAAAGAGCGTGGGAAAAGGGAGTTCAGGTTATGATAGAAGGGCCTGGGCATGTGCCACTGCACCAGATAGAGTTCAATATAAAAATACAACAGCAATGGTGTTATGAAGCGCCATTTTACGTTTTAGGACCACTTGTTACTGATATCGCACCTGGATATGACCACATAGCATCAGTTATTGGTGCAGCGCTGGCAGGTTGGTACGGAGCGTCTTTACTTTGCTACATCACCCCAAAGGAACACTTAGGTTTACCAAACCTTGAGGATGTGAAACAAGGCATTATTGCTTACAGAATTGCTGCTCACTCGGCAGATATTGCTAAAGGGATACCAAAAGCCAGAGAGTGGGATCTAGAAATCTCAAAAGCTAGATTCAGGTTTGACTGGGCAAGACAGTTTGAGTTAGCAATAGATCCCGAAACTGCTAGGAAGTATCACAAGGAATCACTGCCCGATGATATACAAGAAAGAGCTAAATACTGCTCAATGTGTGGTCCCGAATTCTGCGCTATAGGGTTAACCAAAAATGCACTTGATAAAATGGATTAA
- the purL gene encoding phosphoribosylformylglycinamidine synthase subunit PurL, with protein MSSEPKIEIDERTRKHLKALNLSEEEYELIVKYLGRNPNEVELGMFGALWSEHCGYKHTKRLLKELPTEGKYIYQGPGENAGVIKLDDFAIVFKIESHNHPSAVEPYQGAATGVGGIVRDILSMGARPIALLDSLRFGNISNPHVKHLVTGVVKGISDYGNCIGVPTVAGEVYFEDAYDENPLVNVMCVGITKIDKVVRSSAKGVGNLAIYYGAKTGRDGVHGATFASAELDTSSKEDRSSIQIADPFVEKKLIEATLEMVDKNLVVAIQDMGAAGLTSSSCEMSARGGVGIELELDKVPLRANDITPYEIMLSESQERMLAIVEPSKLEEVKKILDKWELDWAVIGKITNTKRCVVKFNGKLVADVPLKYLVDEIPSYVKVGKEDPEVRKIRDIKPTVMIENYKDTILKLISSPNISSKRWIFEQYDWSVQTNTIIHPGKAGAAVLRIKGTNKGIALKVDGNGRYMYSHPFSGATIAVAEATRNVSFVGAEPAGITNCLNFGSPENENVYYQIQQGIKGIAKACKELNVPVTGGNASLYNVSNNRQIYPTITIGCVGIVEDITKVVDSQFKKDGDLIALIGNETKEDFGMAEILKVLGKELCGKPPIIEFDIERKLQEFARFVIKHGLISSANDVAEGGLIVSIVESVIDTDFGALIDLSNLPVYPTIALFSETQSRGIFSFDREFLDTLQTITQHYGLKFRLIGEVIKDHKLIIKGIKREDPLIITKEELRNAFYSNSL; from the coding sequence ATGTCTTCAGAACCTAAGATAGAGATAGATGAGAGAACGAGGAAGCATCTTAAAGCTTTGAATCTTTCGGAAGAGGAATACGAACTAATAGTAAAATACCTTGGAAGAAATCCGAACGAAGTTGAACTTGGAATGTTTGGTGCTCTGTGGAGCGAGCACTGTGGATACAAACACACCAAAAGACTTCTTAAGGAGTTACCAACCGAAGGCAAATACATCTACCAAGGACCCGGAGAAAATGCTGGAGTAATAAAACTTGATGACTTCGCAATAGTATTTAAAATAGAGAGCCATAACCATCCAAGCGCAGTAGAACCATACCAAGGTGCAGCAACGGGGGTAGGAGGAATTGTAAGAGACATACTCTCAATGGGGGCAAGACCAATTGCATTACTAGATTCTCTAAGATTCGGTAATATATCCAATCCTCATGTAAAACATCTGGTAACCGGTGTTGTTAAAGGAATATCAGACTATGGTAATTGCATAGGAGTTCCCACAGTTGCAGGAGAAGTTTACTTTGAAGATGCTTACGATGAAAATCCATTAGTCAATGTTATGTGCGTTGGAATAACAAAGATTGACAAAGTGGTAAGATCTTCTGCGAAAGGAGTAGGAAATTTAGCGATATACTACGGTGCCAAGACAGGCAGAGATGGTGTTCATGGAGCAACCTTTGCATCAGCAGAGCTTGATACCTCCTCAAAAGAGGACAGATCTAGCATACAGATAGCAGATCCTTTTGTTGAAAAGAAACTAATAGAAGCTACCCTTGAGATGGTAGACAAAAACCTAGTAGTTGCAATACAAGATATGGGAGCTGCAGGACTAACAAGCTCATCCTGTGAGATGAGTGCAAGAGGGGGTGTAGGAATAGAACTAGAGCTTGATAAAGTTCCCCTAAGAGCTAATGATATCACACCCTATGAGATAATGCTCTCCGAATCACAAGAAAGAATGCTTGCAATTGTAGAACCTTCTAAGCTTGAGGAGGTAAAAAAGATACTAGACAAGTGGGAATTAGACTGGGCAGTTATAGGGAAAATAACTAACACTAAAAGATGCGTTGTGAAATTCAACGGGAAATTAGTTGCGGATGTTCCTCTAAAATACCTTGTTGACGAAATACCATCCTATGTAAAAGTGGGCAAAGAAGACCCCGAGGTAAGAAAAATAAGAGATATAAAGCCAACAGTAATGATTGAAAACTACAAAGACACTATCCTCAAACTCATCTCCTCACCCAACATCTCCTCCAAGAGATGGATCTTTGAACAATACGACTGGTCAGTCCAAACAAACACCATTATTCACCCCGGCAAGGCAGGAGCAGCAGTTTTAAGAATAAAGGGAACAAACAAAGGAATAGCACTGAAAGTAGATGGAAACGGAAGATATATGTATTCCCATCCTTTCTCTGGCGCCACTATCGCAGTAGCAGAAGCTACGAGAAACGTCTCTTTCGTTGGGGCAGAACCAGCAGGCATTACAAATTGTCTAAACTTTGGCTCACCCGAGAATGAAAACGTATACTACCAAATACAGCAAGGAATAAAAGGAATAGCAAAAGCTTGCAAAGAGTTAAATGTGCCCGTAACAGGCGGTAACGCCTCACTATATAACGTGTCAAACAACAGACAAATATACCCAACAATAACTATAGGATGCGTAGGTATTGTTGAAGATATAACTAAAGTCGTTGATTCACAATTTAAGAAAGATGGAGACCTCATAGCACTCATAGGAAATGAAACTAAAGAAGACTTCGGAATGGCAGAAATACTTAAAGTATTAGGCAAAGAGCTATGCGGAAAACCACCCATAATAGAATTTGACATTGAAAGAAAACTACAAGAATTCGCAAGATTTGTAATAAAACATGGGTTAATCTCCTCAGCAAACGACGTAGCAGAAGGAGGATTAATAGTATCCATCGTTGAAAGCGTAATAGATACGGACTTTGGCGCCCTTATTGATCTCTCAAACTTACCAGTCTATCCAACTATAGCACTGTTCTCAGAAACACAGAGCAGAGGAATCTTCTCCTTTGACAGAGAATTCTTGGACACTCTACAGACCATAACCCAACACTATGGCTTGAAGTTTAGACTCATCGGAGAGGTTATAAAAGACCATAAACTCATAATAAAAGGCATAAAAAGAGAAGATCCTCTGATAATAACCAAAGAAGAACTAAGAAATGCTTTCTACTCAAACTCTCTATAA